The sequence attgtgtgatGCCTGGATAACTTGTTCCCTAGTGTACACCTATCTAGCTTGTGTTCTGTGAGTTGTTTGCCTTTCTAGAACTGAAAAGTAATTTCATGTCAAATTTATTGGGTTAATTTCGAGTTGGTGTATCTAGACTCGATATTTCAATGGAGCAAATTTAGCTTCTCATACTTGATAATAACGTGGAATCCAATTTTCACACGATTAAATTAGTTAAATCTTCTATGTATATCGTCTTCAACttaaattaatacggagtaatattttcaCAATTACTTACTGCTTTTTAATAAAAATTGATCAGAAACTCAATATGTAATACGGAGTATAAGACCACTCCCTATGGTTCCATTATCCGTCATTATCCGCTCATTACCtgtaatgaaccataggcacggcttagttacccgcgttagttaccTGCACTGAAGAGTTTtagttagttataggaattgtgggtctCAGTAGTTTTTATTATTGGACTTTATggtttattgcttgtacgttgtatattaagaggagtattgttttagccatgatagggagtgtttagttatgagttagttataggatattggtgttgatgtgacgctaatgtggaaggttaagaggatgaatagtttagttacgatagagaGTGACCTAAGACCACTCCCTATAGTTAGTTACTCGCTCATTACCCGTAGTTACCCGTACTCATTACCCGtagttacccgctcattacccgtagttactcgcattagttacccgcactcaccatggatttaatggaagagttttggttagttataggaattgtgggtcccagtggtttttttattgttggacttgatgctttattgcttgtacgttgtatattaagatgagtattgttttagccatgatatggagtgtttagttatgagttagttataagaTATTAGTGTTGATGTGACGTTGATGTGAAagattaagaggatgaatagtttagttatgaTAGGGAGTGGCCTAATAAAATGAAAACCTAAGCGACTTTATTAACGTATGGTCGAATTTTAACGACCAAGAATCATATTAACTCAAACTCAAATTTGAGAGGACTTCACTGATACAGATGTCAGCCATTGTGACACAAATTGAATCGACGAATTCATTCATTATCCAGCCCTTTTAATCTTATCCAATCAAATCAAATTCAATAAAAATTCACAAAATTAAATTGAAATGAAATGTAAACGTTAGTCACGTTGCCGCATAAGCACACGTGCCAGTTAAACCTCGTTGACACGTGGCATTGGTTTGACCATCAATTAACGGTGAGAAGTATCTAGTACTTCCGGGAGCTCCAATCCCGTGCGCAAATCCCCACTCTTAAACGtaaaagaaaaataaattaaaataaataaaacaataatACGGAGAAATatacttatataataaataaataaataaataaataatcataAATAAACAACTTATTTTTCTCCATTTATAGACGACACCTTTGCCATTCAATTCTCATTTCATCGTATATTCAAGGAAGGAGATcagtatcatcaataatattaattCACATTCCATTTTCACAATTAGTCATAATTTCTATCATAATTATAAATTATTTTGATTTTGATGAATGAATCATTTTTAAAAGATTAAATTCGTTAATCTTCCTTGTTATATGGTCTTTCTGGGGATTAAAAACTCTGTTTTCGTTATTTTTCATCAACATCCATATAATCGTTTACAGGTGAAATCAAATCAcagcaatattaatattaatatttatagtaatattaatattaaatcccagttattattattaaattcgcCAACTTTATTATCAATCTCATCAGCATCAACCAAACCTCGTGTTATTTTTCACACCAAAAGAATGGGAGGAAAAGATATGATGCTGACGTCAGGCGCAAGCGGGCGTGTAAGGGCGTTGTTATCGATTCAAGTTTTGAAGAGTTTATTGATGCTTTTGAATGcgtttttgttgttgttgattttgcCGTTTAGAGGACGGAAGAGATGTTATCCGGAGGTGGTGAgcgagaaaaataataataataataacaataataatgatgggACTGGGAATCGGAAAGTTGTTAGGGTTCCGGCGACGATTGTGCCGTGGAAGAGTGGTGCGACGGCGGCGGTTGCGGTGGATGCGGAGGTGGCAATGAGACGTGCGATTGCGATTAAGAAGGTGACGGATGGTGGTGGTGTTTTGCGGCGTGAGTATTCGTTGTTTGTGACGCCCAGGGGTGATACTATGTTTACGCAATCGTGGACCCCAATTTCCGTCACTACCAGGTAATTGTTTACAGTTGTTTATGGTTATttttattacatttattaatattaatatgttattattatcattaatattaaattaattaaattaaattaattacagtAATTATTACAGTATTTTAtttgttttgggtaagattgatCATAGATTCATTGATTTGGTGTTACCTTTGTTTATTGTTATTGTCAACTATCCCAACAAGTAATTAGTCATGCAttcaattatttttttattttgtgacAAAAAAATAGTAAGCCATGATAGATTCATAGGGTTAGGTTGCAACttattgttggtttattttggccagtagaagatatgtttatcccatattggtgggaggaagatgtgaggggtgagtgacttggttatataagaggggctaagtcttcattccaaatcgcactaatgtatttgattatttctttctttcttacccttgtttgagagttgtattagttaaatattttggagagtgtagttggcttaagagagtcgtctatatcattgtaacaatttgtgatatagtgtatttctctctttggggccggtggtttttctcctgttttggagtttccacgttaaatcttgtgttgtgtattgttcttatttctttactattattgttgggctggtggtgggaattagtgagaccgtaatttcccaacaactggtatcagagcgtcaggtttgacgggggtctcggttataggagtcggagtatgctctgtggttgccacgggagtggatcgtccacatcagaaacgagttctattgatcgtatagggtatctggttagacaatattttttctgattcgtagtaatagttggatttgttagtggcctagttgtggatttccgatttaaagggtcctggctacctgctacatcttttggctattcgaaacgtgagcaaaatcagagaaagtgttgtttataggatacggatacgatgtcgaagttcagtccaatgaggtttgatgttgagaaatttgatgggaggatcaattttggcttatggcaggttcaagtcaaggatgtgttgattcagtctggtttagacaaggctttgaagggtaaacccacccttgttcctggcagtgattctagcagtaagttcgatgaagaagaatgggatgatatggatttgagggcagcaagtgcgattcgtttgtgtcttgcaaagagcgtgctacgggttatcaacggcaaaggagctttgggttaaactagagcagttgtaccagggcaagggcatctcaaatcggttgtgtcttaaagaacaatttcatactctgcctatggatgggggttcaaagatttcagatcatctaagtattcttaacggtattgtttcagaactggaggctattggagttaaaacggatgatgaagataaagctttgaggttgatattatctttatcatcgtcttatgaacacatgaaacctattttgatgtatgggaagaaaactctgaagtttgaagacgttactagcaagctcctatccgagaagaaaagactggaaggtaacggggtctcgtcatcaggagatacgatagtgttgtgttcggataggcagaagagaaactctagaaagaatctgacatgctggaagtgcgggaagactgggcatgtaagggttaattgtccaggtggagctaatccggcaaatggctccaaagacgctaacattgtctccgttgttacggagagtgacgaattcctctgaagtcacgtcatcctcatggtgtgtccgcgccaccatggaaagggatattCGTTAGCGATTCCACAAATtgtacatgggcattggtttggcgttgatgcaaggtgtgtggtggaaactgatgttgtagctgatgaaactttcagggaaagccaaacaggaagttgcaccataactgttcagctggttatacaacatgtgccgaggtgaaatgcttggaatgtgatattctaagtgctatactcttaatggtgaagtatgataattcttgttaagagttatgattgtctgtgatgacaatgattgtcggtttagacaatgttcgatgaagatgcaagttttgtctcttgggagataatgtcaacgccatgaagatgaggatcttgaagttgtcgtcgaggaagcgtctacatcggttatccttgcaatgtggaagcatggttatcttcttctatccaaaaggtggagatttgttggtttattttggctagtagaagatatgtttatcccacattggtgggaggaagatgtgaggggtgagtgacttagttatataagaggggctaagtcttcattccaaatcgcaccaatcaatacactttaagtatttgattatttctttctttcttacccttgtttgagagttgtattagttaaatattttggagagtgtagttggcttaagagagtcgtctatatcattgtaacaatttgtgatatagtgtatttctctctttggaggccggtggtttttctcctgttttggagtttccacgttaaatcttgtgttgtgtattgttcttatttctttactattattgttgggctgggtggtgggaattagtgagaccgtaatttcccaacacttATATTGTAAATCTTAAGGTTGGAACAAGCCGATCCTAGATCGGCTTCTTTAAATATCAAAGAGCTTGAACTAGAGATTATTAGACCAGGGATAATGCAGGCGGTTGTCCCCTCTCCCCTATGATGTGTCACCCACAACCGCCTGTAATGGGGCGTTTTTGGGCATTTGTGGTTGGGCGTTTGTCAATGTAAAACGCAGCAAAAAAGGTGCTTTTGTGatttcttaattattattttaattcttTTTCTACTTTTTTCATCACCTTTTAATCCAACCTCCTATTATATCTTGACACATCACTCACAAATGCCCTTAACAACCTTTCTAATTACAACTACTATAATTACCCATAAAAAACCCTTCATCCACTCCTCAGCGTCACCATTATCGGTGGTCTTAATAATATAAATTCTTTTACCGTTTGATGCATGTGATACATGTTGTTAAAGTTTTTAAACTTTATGTAATTGATTTGTTTTCATTCTATATATGTTGATCCCTTAAAATTTAATGGAAGAATCTTTATATGATTGTCTGATGTTGACCAATTAAATTAGGGGTGTgccttttttgttttgtttttagtgATTAAgtgatgataatatgataagttttGGCAAAAGTGAGTAATTTTTGATTAAAAAAATGGTTAGACAAATTGATGGTGGTTGGGGATGTATGTGTTTACCTTTTTAAAGGTCACTGTTAGTGTGCTGTGGCTAACCATGTTTAATTATCAGAACTTTTAGTCAATATTTGTGGTCCCAACTGCTAATAACCCCGGCCTTTTTCAAGTCAATGTTGTGCGTACGATGATAAGGGCAGAGTTCGGAATATGGCCTTAATTGACATTGAACACTCTGATTAAACCAATTGGTTTGATTATAATAACATAACTAGAAATGGAATGAATGAATATACTCTTTTAATCAATGGAACATACGAGTATATCCTCATTACTTAAGTGTTAAAatcaatgttttttttttcttgTCATGATTAACTTCATACGTAATTTTCAATGTTATATGGACATTACTTAGTGTTGTTATTCGAACTAGTGATAGAAGATATTTAATTGTGGGAGGGGAAAAAACAATGATGTCTAATAAACAATGAAAATGGAATCTCATATTGTTACAATTGTTATGAAAGCTATGTGCCATGTTCGAAGAAAAAATAGTTAGACATTCTATTAAGTCTTGTTTCCATTTCTCTCTTAATGGGAAGGGGTGTCTTATTCTATGTCTACTGGAAAAAGACCAATTTTTAGATTAAGTGACAGATTAAGTGTCAAAGAAACAACAAATTTACTTATTGAATTAACAGCTTTACTAAAACAGACCATTAAGTAGAAAATAAACAGACCTATCTCATAGAATTAATCCAGGACAATTATCAATTTGTAGTAGGTCAAAATGGGATTGTGTAAAAAAAAGGGACTGTGTAAAATGTGATGCATCCAGGGGCGGACCCTATAAGGGTTAATCGGGGTCGGCCGCCCCCGACGACTCAAATTTTTTTCAGCGTTTTTTTGTGTTAAAATTCGACGTGTAGTGTATTTCTATGTTAAGAAGTTGTTTTGATCAAACTCCTAACATTTTGTACCCGTTGAAAAAAAATCCTTCCACTGGATGAATCAGCTTGAAATTTCTAGTGCATTGTCCTTCACTCATGATTTCTAACATAAAGCACACATCACACAAGACTTCGGTATTTGGTCAAAATGTGGTATCATTTTAGCCTGTAAAATATTGGTGTTGGTTAGGTAGCTGATGTTGTTTATCGATCACTTGCAGGGCACTAGTTGTTCTTTTGCACGGACTCAATGAGCACAGGTATGCACGTTAGACCTTATCAATTGGTTGTTTGACGTAGAACTTGTTTCTCAAGATCATCTTATAACAGTGGCAGGTATGATGAATTTGCCAAGCAGTTGAATGCTCATGGATATAAAGTTTATGGAATGGATTGGGTTGGTAAGTTTGCAACCTTCACATCTTTTTTAGTGCATTATTGCCTTGGATGCATTTTTTTCAATTATTTTTCTTCATTCTTTCACTTTGAGTCACAGTTGAAGTCATTTATTTCTTATGTTTGTTCTATTTCGTTGGTACTATTGTCGGTTCTTATATATTCGTTCTACGAAACTTAGGAAGAAAGACTTCTATCACTGTGCATGCAAGTAGATATCACAATGTGTTAGGCTGTCGTAAAGTTTATCATATATTTTTTATTTTCCATGATATTAGGTCTCTAGCCCCTCCAGGGGGTGTAGTAGCTattttccaatttttttttttttttttttttttttatggtttGTCAAAAGTGCTGgaggtttttaattaaataaattactCCTTCTGACCCACAAGAAAAGAGACCGCACCTGCTATGGTAATTTAACATGGGCAAATTTCAGAAAAAGTTAACCTAAGTttcaatatttttttaatataaggATTGAAAGTTCTTTTTAATCACCAAAAATATAGATATAACTGGAAGTTTGGTTACCTACATTACGATACTTTTTGTTGATATCTGGTATCATGATAACATTTTTCTGACACATTTGAACCTCGAATTCTTTTAATTTAGCAGAAGTATGTTTGGTTACCTACATTaggatatatttttaattttaattttaattttcatttcttctttttttttttttttcctttctgaaATTTCTCTAATTTAACACAATACGTTTCCAGTTTAACTAGAGTTTTCTGAAAAAAAATCGTCTTAAATGTTGGTTATCCTTGGAGTTTtcgttataataataatttaaaattttaatttagaaGGTAGAGAATTTGGTCGAAAGTATGTGGTTTCTTTTCTTGGGGCGGGAGTTGTATTTTATTTTGTGTTAGTCAGGTAGTGTTAGCAGACGTTGTTCAACTATGCATCTATATTTGGATGTTGCAGGGGTTGACATATTTTGGACGCCCATTGATGCAAAAGCTCCTCTTGTTAAGTAAGCTTATTACTCGAGTCATTGCATTTGGTTTTTCATATGAAAATCATCGACAAAATGCACGTGCTTTTTTGCAAGAAACACACATTACCGTAACGATTACCGTATGTATCCCATTCGCACGAGCAGCTGGTACTCGTTGACCAGGGAGTTTCGAAAATAACTATTTTTCTATATGGACACTCTAAGGCACCCTTATAACGTGTTCTATATGAACGTCGTTGAATATAGTAATATACATAGTAATATATAACTAATATACCTGTTGTCGGTGCCTGGTTTTTTAATTTGTCTGTACCAATTGTAAAGGTCACTTGATCTTTTTCGATTCTGGGGATTTGTATTCTTTTCTGTCAGGCTTGTGTAAATGACTGGTCGCCCGTTGAATATTATATGTGTAACTTCAAATTTCATGTAAATAGAGATGTGATGTATGTGATTTCGTGTTTCAacttaagtattgttattaatgcTTTTATGTTTAGGACATGGTGGGAGTGATGGGCTGCATGCATATGTACACTCTCTTGATGATGCTGTTGCTGATGTGGTACGCTTTCTCTACTTTAAATTTATAACTTAACCTAACTTACATGCATGTTGGTAACCAAAAGTGAAATATAAAAGGGAAATTGATAAAGATGTCAAACAAGAAATCATGTCAAAAGCAATATAGATGAAGATGTAACCTTTAATTTATTTAGCCTTAATCGTCGAATAGAGTCAATGTTTTGACATTTCGTATGTTGGTCTCTCTTTCAACTTTTTGTTGCAGATAAACTTTTTTTGTTAGCTAGTTCGATTAAAATCGAAAAAAATTAATGTAGTTAATGTAAATGGTGATGATAGTATATGTGATTGATAAAATCTGACTCGAATGTGGTATGCAGAAAGCATTTATACAGCACGTGATGGCTGAAAATACCACTGGGCTTCCATTTTTTTGCTTTGGGCACTCCACTGGTGGGGCCATCATTCTTAAGGTACACAATTCTGAATAAAGTTTCGATCTTGAATTGACCCATTTCATTTTCCATGTTTTAAACCAAGGTTTCGTTCCTTAACCGTTTAAGAACATCTGACTTGTAGGCGGCACTTGACCCAAAAGTTGAAAAGTCAATAACTGGTGTTGTGCTAACATCCCCTGCTGTTGGAGTTCAGCCTTCCCACCCAATCTTTCTGGTACGACCGACCactgtttattatttttttttgttatctCATTCATAAAATATGTGGTTTTTATTCATTAATCCGTTGATAGGTACTTGCACCGATTTTCTCCTTATTGCTGCCAAGACTTCAGTTAAGTGCTGCAAACAAAAAGGGTGCGGTAGTTTCTCGTGATCCAGCAGCACTAGTAGCCAAATACTCCGACCCACTGGTTTACACAGGGTCCATACGGGTTAGAACGGGTCACGAGATTCTAAGAATCACCTCTTACTTGCAACAAAACAGTCGCAAGCTAAAAGTTCCGTTTTTTCTTCTTCATGGTAGTGCTGACACAATAACTGACCCAGATGCATCTTTGAAGTTTTACGAAGAAGCATCTTCACAAGACAAGTCAATTAAACTTCTTCCAGGCTGTTTACATGATCTGCTATTTGAACCAGAACAAGAAGAAATCAAAAGAGACATTATTGATTGGCTGAATAGTAGAGTGTGAGTATGGTTAGTGAAAATTTCGGACGCTGGTTGTGTATGTGCATTGGGAATAATATGCGGTCGAAAGGTTGAAAGAAGCCGTTTGGGTTGTGTAATTCTTAGAAACCGAGTTGGTGATTAATCGTGCAGAAAAATGGTTTCGAGATACTTGCTGATTGTTGTAGCAAATATTTTGTACATTTTTAGTAGGATTATCGTCGATTATGCAAACAACCGATCACATTTCGGCTATTGTGGTGGTTTCTTCCTTCATACCGGTTTAATGTGTATTGAAGGACCAAATTActgaacattaattttaaaaattgtGGGAGTTGGATTTTAGTTTTCATGGTGTTTGTTAACGATTGAAATTAAAAAAATGGGAATTGAGGATGAGAAGCCTATCGAGTTTGAACTCTTAAAAAATAGAGACTATGGGCATAACTGATCataattgttataatatataaatatatatataaatggatagtcaattattgatacacaaaagtaatattattgtattacctaaacttgtgatatttttggtaTAAAtagtcatgaatgcaagcattaaacttgcatcatttttctcacacttacaaagtgtttctttctttctctccattatcatctttgttcttacacttcattattagcattcttaatcaagaatcaaaccactaaaggtagttataagcctactgaattataacatcaagaatcaaaccactaaaggtagttataagcctactgaattataacacgttatcagcacgataatcttaatactaattatggttggctctgccacctaaatgatatatggtcggttataccacctgaataatatatggtcgacactgtcgcctaattatcatttatgttactaacatttatatttctattatctaacatttatatggtagacactgtcgcctaattatcatttatgttactaacatttatatttctattatctaacatttatatggtcgacactgtcacctaattatcatttatgttatataacatttatttatgattgcttacatatggtcgatactgtcgcctacttatcatttatgttatattaaatttatgtttaatgtttatatacttatgaatataaattgactctaatttatcatgttgtttgttttaatttttgataatagaaaatgtcgaatctggaaaagcttaaatttactcctttagaatcaacgggaaacaactacatgccatgggttataaaagtaaaaatgcatcttaaatcaatggacattcttgaaaccataaatgaaaacaacacttgttctgaaaaagaacaagcaactgcatgttgctttattcatcaacatattgatgaatgcttacaaaataattatgtgactgtagaagatcctcatgttttatgggaaggtctcaaaagcagattcaataatcaaagaaaaattttacttccagctgctatggatcaatggagaacattaaggttccaagactttaagaaagtaaatgaatacagctcagctttgtataatacagtctcacaacttaaattttgtggacatgaaataagtgatgcagacatgttggagaaaactttctccacaatgaatgctgccaacatcacagtgcaaagaaatttgagaatgctaaagttcaacacatatcctgaacttaattcatatctcttggttgcagagcaaaatgatgagctattaatgaaaaatcagcaatcccgtcctactggtacacttgcaatccctgaagcaaatactgcaaataattataaacagggacaaggacgcgggcaaggtcgtggttataataaccatctccatcatcatgccaaaagccataactatggtagaaaccatccttatggtaatgggaatgggcgtgaacgtggccgtggtcgtggccgtggtggtcaaagaaataataatccacgaaaatataaatatcaaccacaaaacaagcccactaaacaagatgttgaagaaaattcttctaaaaattctgaagaatcttgttacagatgtggtagaatgggccactgggctaatacttgccgaacatctaaacatcttgttaagatgtatcaggattcgctgaaaggtaaagaaaaggaagtaaattttgtggataatattgatccaacagtcactgagcaaccatctgatttatatgaagatttcttgaattaaattaatatgtttcttttataaataaaacgatttaacctttgtcatcatgttttctcaaatgtttcagttctatatgttttatcaaatgttccagttctatatttgatgtttcaattctatgtatgtcaaatgtttcagttttatctatttgtgtgtaataaacattttgtgtaacatttatatacttactgtttgtttcttatatatgaagtttaatatgaattctgctggaacacaacatcaatcaagtagtggagatctctgtatagcagatagtggtactacacacactatacttaaatctgaaaaatatttc comes from Rutidosis leptorrhynchoides isolate AG116_Rl617_1_P2 chromosome 4, CSIRO_AGI_Rlap_v1, whole genome shotgun sequence and encodes:
- the LOC139844899 gene encoding uncharacterized protein, which encodes MGGKDMMLTSGASGRVRALLSIQVLKSLLMLLNAFLLLLILPFRGRKRCYPEVVSEKNNNNNNNNNDGTGNRKVVRVPATIVPWKSGATAAVAVDAEVAMRRAIAIKKVTDGGGVLRREYSLFVTPRGDTMFTQSWTPISVTTRALVVLLHGLNEHSGRYDEFAKQLNAHGYKVYGMDWVGHGGSDGLHAYVHSLDDAVADVKAFIQHVMAENTTGLPFFCFGHSTGGAIILKAALDPKVEKSITGVVLTSPAVGVQPSHPIFLVLAPIFSLLLPRLQLSAANKKGAVVSRDPAALVAKYSDPLVYTGSIRVRTGHEILRITSYLQQNSRKLKVPFFLLHGSADTITDPDASLKFYEEASSQDKSIKLLPGCLHDLLFEPEQEEIKRDIIDWLNSRV